From Solanum lycopersicum chromosome 8, SLM_r2.1, the proteins below share one genomic window:
- the LOC101250140 gene encoding uncharacterized protein, with product MNGDGVVKDERKVAGKAEENEYEYEEEQRMLEELGMYKGKVRLVNSEEPTEETMLLWGIQQPTFSKPNAFARQTSLQLRIDACGRTLSILQSPSNLGTPGVTGSVMWDSGVVLGKFLEHAVESERIHLQGKKVVELGSGCGLVGCVAALLGAQVILTDLPDRLRLLKKNVEANLYGDVRGSATVNELTWGDELDNDMRNPLPDYVLGSDVIYSEGAVVDLIATLLDLSGTQTTVILAGELRNDAILEYFLQAAAEDFTIGRVDQTQWHPDCCSPRVVIYVLVKKQRKL from the exons ATGAACGGCGACGGCGTCGTTAAAGATGAAAGAAAGGTCGCCGGAAAAGCTGAGGAGAATGAATACGAGTACGAAGAGGAACAGAGGATGCTAGAAGAGCTAGGAATGTACAAAGGGAAGGTGAGATTAGTGAATAGTGAAGAGCCAACAGAGGAGACAATGTTACTGTGGGGAATTCAACAGCCTACGTTTTCAAAACCCAATGCCTTCGCACGTCAAACTTCTCTTCAGCTCCGTATTGATGCATGTGGACGAACTCTCTCCATTCTACAGTCTCCTTCTAACCTG GGCACTCCTGGAGTAACTGGTTCTGTAATGTGGGATAGTGGAGTTGTCCTTGGGAAATTCTTGGAGCATGCTGTAGAATCAGAAAGAATTCATCTTCAAGGCAAGAAAGTCGTTGAATTGGGCTCTGGCTGTGGATTAGTTGG CTGTGTTGCAGCTCTTTTGGGTGCTCAAGTTATTCTCACTGACCTCCCAGATAGACTGAGGCTACTAAAGAAAAACGTAGAAGCTAATTTATATGGAGATGTAAGAGGCTCTGCAACAGTAAATGAGCTCACATGGGGAGATGAGTTGGATAATGATATGAGGAATCCTTTGCCAGATTATG TTCTTGGATCAGACGTGATATATAGTGAGGGAGCTGTCGTGGATTTGATAGCTACACTTCTGGACCTCTCTGGTACTCAGACAACAGTTATTTTAGCTGGAGAACTTCGGAATG ATGCAATCCTTGAGTACTTTTTACAAGCTGCTGCAGAGGATTTCACTATTGGCCGTGTAGACCAAACACAATGGCATCCCGATTGTTGCAGTCCTCGAGTGGTAATATACGTTTTGGTTAAGAAGCAAAGAAAATTGTAA
- the LOC101250429 gene encoding gallate 1-beta-glucosyltransferase 84A24-like, with protein MGSQGPIDPFIHVFLISFPGQGHVNPLLRLGKRLASKGVLVTFCAPECVGKDMREANKNIISDEPTPYGDGFIRFEFFNGWEYTQPKENRQLETELANLESLGRVLLPEMIKQNEANGRPVSCLINNPFLPWVCDVAKSLDIPYAVLWVQSCASFSTYYHYHFNLENFPNESNPHIDVHLPNMPILKWDELPSFLLPYNPFPVLANVVLRQFNYLSNPIRIFIESFEELEKDIVNYMSNFFPIKTVGPLIVDEHSKIGENIRADLVKADSSITQWLNSKPPSSVVYISFGSIVVPSQEQVDEIAYGLLDSGLNFLWIMKPPRKNSSFPTVVLPQGYLDKVGNKGKVVEWCLQEEVLAHPSLVCFLTHCGWNSSMEAIVNGVPIVAFPQWGDQVTNAKYLVDEFKIGVRLSRGVTEKRTIPRYEVEQSLHEVSSGPKAAEMKSNALNWKKKAAEAVAGGGSSDQNLQCFIDELVTLQKNCEVRTSIQLV; from the coding sequence ATGGGATCTCAAGGTCCAATAGATCCATTCATTCATGTTTTTCTCATTTCATTTCCTGGTCAAGGACATGTCAATCCATTACTTCGACTTGGCAAACGCCTCGCCTCTAAAGGTGTCCTGGTCACCTTTTGCGCACCTGAATGTGTAGGCAAGGATATGAGAGAAGCCAATAAGAACATAATTAGTGATGAGCCAACTCCTTATGGAGACGGTTTCATTAGATTTGAGTTTTTCAATGGATGGGAGTATACTCAGCCTAAAGAGAATCGCCAGCTCGAAACAGAGCTGGCGAATCTTGAATCTTTAGGCAGGGTATTACTCCCTGAAATGATAAAACAGAACGAAGCGAATGGTCGTCCTGTTTCATGTCTAATCAACAATCCATTTCTTCCATGGGTATGTGATGTAGCTAAAAGTCTTGATATACCTTATGCTGTCCTTTGGGTACAATCTTGTGCTAGTTTCTCTACTTACTATCACTATCATTTCAATCTTGAAAATTTCCCAAATGAATCAAATCCTCACATTGATGTTCATTTGCCTAACATGCCAATCCTCAAATGGGATGAACTTCCTAGTTTCTTGCTCCCATATAATCCATTTCCTGTCTTAGCAAACGTAGTTTTGCGCCAATTCAATTACCTATCTAACCCCATTCGTATTTTCATCGAGTCATTTGAAGAGCTCGAAAAAGATATAGTGAACTACATGTCCAATTTTTTTCCCATCAAGACCGTTGGTCCATTAATAGTCGATGAACACTCAAAAATCGGAGAAAATATTCGTGCTGACTTAGTGAAGGCTGATAGCTCCATCACTCAATGGCTCAACTCCAAGCCACCATCCTCAGTTGTTTACATTTCTTTTGGAAGCATCGTTGTTCCAAGCCAGGAACAAGTCGATGAGATTGCCTACGGGCTATTGGATTCAGGGCTAAACTTCTTGTGGATCATGAAGCCACCTCGAAAAAACTCATCCTTCCCCACAGTAGTCTTGCCACAAGGCTATTTGGACAAAGTTGGGAATAAAGGAAAAGTTGTGGAATGGTGTTTGCAAGAAGAGGTTTTAGCACATCCGTCTTTAGTCTGTTTCCTGACTCACTGTGGATGGAATTCGTCAATGGAGGCTATCGTGAATGGTGTCCCTATCGTGGCATTTCCACAATGGGGGGATCAAGTCACGAATGCTAAGTACTTAGTGGACGAATTCAAAATAGGCGTAAGACTATCTAGAGGTGTGACAGAGAAGAGGACTATTCCTCGATACGAAGTTGAACAATCTTTGCACGAGGTGTCCAGTGGTCCTAAGGCCGCGGAGATGAAATCAAATGCATTGAATTGGAAGAAGAAAGCCGCGGAGGCAGTGGCGGGAGGTGGTTCATCCGATCAGAATTTGCAGTgttttattgatgaacttgtaacactacaaaaaaattgtgaagttagAACCTCTATCCAATTAGTGTAA
- the LOC101250716 gene encoding uncharacterized protein: MAVVEPSSSLEILVRGPEGFLIWNGPPFLSGEPGVKLDTVPCTSAKFSDDGSKLMVTKSDSVISIFDCKTLTEVRSFDVPNVLAAVISPCGTYLQTFQKCSSPQHKNVVLWKIENGEFAYQLFQKNMTKVTWPSVHFSSDETVACRLATNEIQSFDPRDFSKGFVNRLRVPGIAALELSKAPGSYVAAFVPESKGMPASVQIYACGKDLQSQPVARRSFFRCSTVQLSWNSGSTGLLVVVQSDVDKTNQSYYGESKLNYLTTDGAHEGLVPLRKEGPIHDVQWSYSGKEFAVVYGFMPAMATVFDKKCNPLLELGTGPYNTIRWNPLGNFICLAGFGNLPGDMAFWDYREKKQLGTTRAELSVTSEWSPDGRYFMTATTAPRLQVDNGVKVFHHNGSLYFKKMFDRLYQVDWKPESVEKFGDIEDLVKAVSSVKIDEAKVPGKGSKATQAAPKATQAVPKATPANPPAAKPAAYRPPHAKAAAVVQAELFGASPSGELSKNALKNKKKREKKKQAEAASAAGGS; the protein is encoded by the exons ATGGCGGTTGTGGAACCTTCCTCCTCATTGGAGATTTTAGTAAGAGGACCAGAAGGTTTTTTAATTTGGAATGGACCTCCTTTCCTGAGCGGGGAACCTGGTGTCAAGCTGGATACGGTTCCTTGTACCAGTGCAAAGTTTAGTGATGATGGGTCCAAACTTATGGTTACGAAATCAGACTCTGTAATTAGCATCTTTGATTGCAAAACCTTGACAGAGGTTAGGTCCTTTGATGTCCCAAATGTTCTTGCAGCAGTCATCTCTCCTTGCGGGACTTATCTTCAAACCTTCCAAAAATGTTCATCTCCTCAGCATAAGAACGTAGTCTTGTGGAAGATAGAAAATGGTGAATTTGCTTACCAACTCTTCCAGAAAAATATGACTAAAGTTACATG GCCTTCAGTACATTTCAGCTCTGACGAAACTGTTGCATGTCGTTTGGCAACAAATGAGATCCAATCTTTTGATCCTAGGGATTTCTCTAAGGGATTCGTTAATCGGCTTCGAGTTCCTGGGATTGCTGCATTGGAGCTTTCTAAAGCCCCTGGATCATATGTGGCTGCATTTGTTCCAGAATCTAAG GGAATGCCAGCCAGTGTTCAGATATATGCTTGTGGAAAGGACTTACAAAGTCAACCTGTTGCTCGACGTAGCTTCTTCAGGTGCTCAACTGTGCAACTGAGCTGGAACTCTGGTTCTACAGGGCTCCTAGTGGTGGTCCAATCAGATGTTGATAAAACAAACCAGAGTTACTATGGAGAATCAAAGTTGAACTACTTGACTACTGATGGGGCCCATGAAGGGCTTGTGCCTCTTC GTAAAGAAGGCCCTATTCATGATGTTCAATGGTCCTATTCGGGTAAAGAATTTGCAGTTGTTTATGGAT TTATGCCTGCTATGGCCACGGTTTTTGACAAGAAGTGCAATCCTCTACTTGAGCTTGGAACAGGCCCATACAACACTATCAGATGGAATCCATTGGGGAATT TTATATGCTTGGCAGGCTTTGGTAACTTACCAGGAGACATG GCATTCTGGGACTACAGGGAAAAGAAGCAACTTGGAACTACAAGGGCTGAATTGTCAGTGACAAGTGAATGGTCTCCTGATGGTCGATACTTTATGACTGCCACAACAGCTCCACGTCTTCAAGTTGATAATGG GGTTAAAGTCTTTCACCACAATGGATCATTGTACTTCAAGAAGATGTTTGATAGATTGTATCAG GTTGATTGGAAGCCAGAATCAGTTGAAAAATTTGGAGACATTGAAGACCTTGTGAAGGCAGTTAGCTCGGTGAAAATAGATGAAGCGAAAGTGCCAG GGAAAGGATCGAAAGCTACGCAGGCCGCTCCAAAAGCTACACAGGCCGTTCCAAAAGCTACACCTGCCAATCCTCCTGCAGCAAAACCTGCTGCTTATCGTCCACCTCATGCCAAAGCTGCTGCTGTAGTTCAAGCAGAG TTATTTGGAGCAAGTCCTTCAGG GGAGCTTAGCAAGAATGCattgaaaaacaagaaaaagcgGGAGAAGAAAAAGCAAGCCGAGGCTGCATCTGCAGCCGGAGGTTCGTGA